Proteins encoded by one window of Synechococcus sp. WH 7805:
- a CDS encoding dihydrolipoamide acetyltransferase family protein codes for MPALSSTMTEGKIVEWLKKPGEKVARGESVLVVESDKADMDVESFNEGFLAAVLMPAGSTAPVGETIGLIVESEAEIAEAQAKAPAGAPAAASTGAPTASASASVPAPAVSVPSPPPAPTTQAPAAVPAPPVAPAPTSTGRLIVSPRAKKLAAQMGVDLSLVRGSGPKGRIQAEDVERAAGRPVSVPQVGEGTAPAASSGGAVPAPPSAPAGNSFGLPGETVPFNTLQAAVNRNMEASLAVPSFRVGYTITTDKLDAFYKQVKPKGVTMTALLAKAVAVTLARHPQVNAATTAEGMAYPADVNVAVAVAMEDGGLITPVLRQADRIDLYELSRQWGDLVKRSRSKQLQPEEYSTGTFTLSNLGMFGVDRFDAILPPGTGAILAVAASRPTVVAGKDGSIAVKRQMQVNLTADHRVIYGADGAAFLKDLAELIETRPESLAL; via the coding sequence ATGCCTGCCCTCAGCTCCACCATGACGGAGGGCAAGATCGTGGAGTGGCTCAAGAAGCCTGGTGAAAAGGTTGCCCGGGGTGAGTCCGTTCTTGTCGTTGAGTCGGACAAGGCGGATATGGATGTGGAATCCTTCAACGAAGGGTTCCTGGCTGCAGTGCTGATGCCTGCTGGCAGTACGGCCCCGGTGGGTGAAACGATCGGACTGATTGTTGAGTCAGAAGCGGAGATCGCCGAGGCGCAGGCTAAAGCTCCCGCTGGTGCTCCAGCTGCTGCGTCAACCGGTGCCCCAACGGCCTCTGCTTCAGCATCTGTCCCTGCTCCAGCTGTTTCAGTTCCTTCCCCGCCGCCTGCTCCCACCACGCAGGCCCCGGCTGCCGTGCCAGCCCCTCCAGTCGCACCTGCGCCGACTAGCACCGGGCGTCTGATCGTCAGCCCTCGTGCCAAGAAACTCGCCGCCCAGATGGGTGTGGATCTCTCTTTGGTACGCGGCAGTGGTCCCAAAGGCCGCATTCAGGCTGAAGACGTTGAGCGGGCCGCTGGCCGGCCGGTGTCCGTTCCCCAAGTGGGTGAAGGAACGGCACCCGCCGCGTCTTCTGGCGGAGCCGTGCCCGCACCGCCCAGTGCTCCCGCCGGAAACAGCTTCGGACTGCCGGGTGAGACGGTGCCTTTCAACACCCTGCAGGCTGCGGTGAACCGCAATATGGAGGCCAGCTTGGCCGTGCCCAGCTTCCGGGTGGGCTACACCATCACCACCGACAAACTTGATGCTTTTTACAAGCAGGTGAAGCCCAAGGGGGTCACGATGACCGCCCTTCTGGCCAAGGCAGTCGCCGTCACGCTGGCGCGGCATCCCCAGGTGAATGCCGCCACGACTGCGGAAGGGATGGCCTATCCAGCCGATGTGAATGTGGCCGTGGCTGTGGCTATGGAAGATGGCGGTTTGATTACGCCGGTGCTGCGTCAGGCCGATCGCATCGACCTCTATGAACTCTCACGTCAGTGGGGTGATCTCGTGAAGCGCTCTCGCAGCAAGCAGCTGCAGCCCGAGGAATACAGCACGGGCACTTTCACTCTCTCCAACCTGGGGATGTTCGGTGTGGATCGCTTTGACGCGATTCTCCCTCCTGGAACCGGTGCGATCCTTGCTGTCGCCGCGTCTCGTCCAACGGTGGTGGCAGGGAAAGACGGTTCCATCGCTGTGAAACGGCAGATGCAGGTGAACCTCACGGCGGATCACCGGGTGATCTACGGCGCCGATGGCGCGGCCTTCCTCAAGGATCTGGCTGAGCTGATTGAAACCCGTCCGGAAAGCCTGGCCCTCTGA